One window from the genome of Dyella sp. A6 encodes:
- the flhB gene encoding flagellar biosynthesis protein FlhB, producing MAEKDDQERTEQPSEKRLREAREKGDVPRSRDLSGALVTIAGMAAMMSGSSQAWTHAQRIYQLGLSYDRAELMSGQLPLHVLSAAGWEALLLFAPVALATVLAALGAPLLLGGWSFSSEALMPKFDHLDPIAGLGRMVSMRGLVELGKSLLKLAFIGAALLLLLRHSAGAMLNTGNGHVADDIAASMSLLGRSALLFGVMLGLIGGIDAVYQRFDYNRRQRMTKQELRDESKETDGNPELKGRIRQMQHQMSRKRMMQDLPKADVVVTNPTHFAVALRYDDGRMRAPRVIAKGMDVLAQQIRLVASSHRIPMVEAPPLARALYATTQLGQEVPAALYVAVAQVLAYVYQLKQATEHGATPPEPPSPQVDPDLLGPYRES from the coding sequence TTGGCCGAGAAAGACGACCAGGAACGCACTGAACAGCCATCCGAAAAGCGCCTTCGCGAGGCGCGCGAGAAGGGTGACGTTCCGCGTTCGCGCGATCTTTCCGGCGCGCTGGTGACGATCGCCGGGATGGCGGCGATGATGTCCGGCAGCTCGCAGGCCTGGACGCATGCGCAGCGCATCTACCAGCTCGGCCTGAGCTATGACCGGGCCGAGCTGATGTCGGGCCAGCTGCCGCTGCACGTGCTCAGTGCGGCCGGCTGGGAAGCGCTGCTGCTGTTCGCGCCGGTGGCGCTGGCCACGGTGCTGGCGGCGCTCGGAGCGCCCCTGCTGCTGGGCGGCTGGAGCTTCAGCAGCGAGGCGCTGATGCCGAAGTTCGATCACCTGGACCCGATCGCGGGACTGGGCCGCATGGTCTCGATGCGCGGGCTGGTGGAGCTGGGCAAGTCGCTGCTCAAGCTGGCCTTCATCGGTGCCGCGCTGCTGCTGCTGCTGCGCCACAGCGCTGGCGCCATGCTGAATACCGGCAATGGCCATGTTGCCGACGACATCGCCGCATCGATGTCGCTGCTGGGCCGTTCGGCCCTGCTGTTCGGCGTGATGCTGGGCCTGATCGGTGGCATCGACGCGGTCTACCAGCGGTTCGACTACAACCGCCGCCAGCGCATGACCAAGCAGGAACTGCGCGACGAATCGAAGGAAACCGACGGCAATCCCGAGCTGAAGGGCCGCATCCGCCAGATGCAGCACCAGATGTCGCGCAAGCGCATGATGCAGGACCTGCCCAAGGCCGACGTGGTGGTGACCAACCCCACCCACTTCGCCGTGGCGCTGCGCTACGACGACGGCCGCATGCGCGCGCCGCGGGTAATCGCCAAGGGCATGGACGTGCTGGCCCAGCAGATCCGGCTGGTGGCCTCCAGTCACCGTATTCCGATGGTGGAAGCGCCGCCGCTGGCGCGTGCGCTGTACGCCACCACCCAGCTTGGCCAGGAAGTGCCCGCCGCACTGTACGTGGCAGTGGCACAGGTGCTGGCCTACGTCTACCAGCTGAAGCAGGCGACCGAACACGGCGCGACGCCGCCCGAACCTCCCTCGCCGCAGGTCGATCCGGACCTGCTCGGCCCCTACCGCGAATCCTGA
- the fliR gene encoding flagellar biosynthetic protein FliR: MNAIDLSQLPMWAGRVMWVMARVAGLCLTAPVFGATTVPAQVRIAVIVLLTLVLVPLAPASVDPLSVAGAITLVQQLLLGAVIGFVLWLSFQAVSYGGQAVAQSMGLGFAESVDPSGGGSSPTLGQFYLLLVTLLFLAMNGHLRLIALLADSFRRLPPGTSVISPAGLHAVTMFGGELFLGAVRVALPALTALLVVNMGFAAISRAAPSMNLFAVGFPIILSLGFIAVWLSLRSLPGAFAAIEDRTWTLMHQLAGG; this comes from the coding sequence ATGAATGCGATCGATCTGTCGCAGCTGCCGATGTGGGCCGGCCGGGTGATGTGGGTGATGGCCCGCGTGGCGGGCTTGTGCCTGACCGCGCCGGTGTTCGGCGCCACCACGGTGCCGGCGCAGGTGCGCATCGCGGTAATCGTGCTGCTGACCCTGGTGCTGGTGCCGCTGGCGCCGGCCAGCGTCGATCCGCTGAGCGTGGCGGGCGCGATCACCCTGGTGCAGCAGCTGCTGCTGGGCGCGGTGATCGGTTTCGTCCTGTGGCTCAGCTTCCAGGCGGTGTCCTACGGTGGGCAGGCGGTGGCGCAGAGCATGGGGCTGGGCTTCGCCGAATCAGTCGATCCGTCCGGTGGCGGCAGCTCGCCGACGCTGGGCCAGTTCTACCTGCTGCTGGTCACGCTGCTGTTTCTGGCGATGAACGGGCACCTGCGCCTGATCGCCCTGCTGGCCGACAGCTTCCGTCGGCTGCCGCCGGGCACATCGGTCATCTCCCCGGCCGGGCTGCATGCGGTAACGATGTTCGGCGGCGAGCTGTTCCTGGGCGCGGTGCGCGTTGCGCTGCCGGCGCTGACCGCGCTGCTGGTGGTCAACATGGGGTTTGCCGCGATCAGCCGCGCCGCGCCGTCGATGAACCTGTTCGCGGTGGGCTTTCCGATCATCCTTAGCCTGGGTTTCATCGCGGTGTGGCTGTCGCTGCGCAGCCTGCCGGGTGCGTTCGCGGCGATCGAGGACCGTACCTGGACCTTGATGCACCAGCTGGCGGGGGGCTGA
- a CDS encoding protein phosphatase CheZ — MNAVTKPLFGEALPHELQQLLSTPDGPAFEQALDGLVREREQHLFRALGVLARDLHDAVRRLGNDLAQEGVPDSVADARQHLLDVLDMSSKAAHRSLDFAERMRPRAEALEADADKVLAASADNEPAASLAIQARDFAGHCRDGLSDMVLAQSWQDLSGQRIKKVANFIGSVESSLLELVRLTGALAGGEAPVAAAKVSSQDEADRLLSEFGF, encoded by the coding sequence ATGAATGCTGTAACCAAACCCCTCTTCGGCGAGGCCCTGCCGCATGAGCTGCAGCAGTTGTTGAGCACGCCCGACGGCCCCGCGTTCGAGCAGGCGCTGGACGGTCTGGTGCGCGAACGCGAGCAGCACCTGTTCCGCGCACTGGGCGTGCTGGCGCGCGACCTGCACGATGCCGTGCGCCGGCTCGGCAACGACCTGGCGCAGGAAGGTGTGCCCGACAGCGTGGCCGATGCCCGCCAGCATCTGCTGGACGTGCTGGACATGAGTTCCAAGGCAGCCCACCGCAGCCTGGATTTCGCCGAGCGCATGCGTCCCCGCGCCGAGGCGCTGGAAGCCGATGCCGACAAGGTGCTGGCCGCATCCGCAGACAACGAGCCGGCGGCGTCGCTGGCGATCCAGGCGCGCGATTTCGCCGGGCATTGCCGCGACGGCCTGTCCGACATGGTGCTGGCGCAGTCCTGGCAGGACCTGTCCGGCCAGCGCATCAAGAAGGTCGCCAATTTCATCGGCAGCGTGGAATCGTCGCTGCTCGAGCTGGTGCGGCTCACCGGCGCGCTGGCTGGTGGCGAAGCGCCGGTGGCGGCTGCCAAGGTGTCGAGCCAGGACGAGGCGGATCGCCTGCTCAGCGAATTCGGCTTCTGA
- a CDS encoding flagellar motor protein codes for MDLVSIIGTILAFLVVIVGTVLKGSSISALWNPGAFVIVFMGTLAAVMLQNSWQVLRRAAGMTRLIYQPPRHYPDDLVSRVVGWSEISRRQGLLGLESQIDSEADGFVRKGLQLLVDGSEPEAIRSVLEVELDTREQVDMAAAKVFEHAGIYSPTMGIIGAVLGLMAVMQHLSDPSELGHGIAAAFVSTIYGVSLANLLMLPMAARLKTLIGKQARMREILIEGLVSIAEGENPRQIESKLQGYLS; via the coding sequence ATGGATCTCGTCAGCATCATCGGGACGATCCTGGCCTTCCTGGTCGTCATCGTCGGCACCGTGCTCAAGGGTTCGTCGATCAGTGCGCTGTGGAACCCCGGTGCTTTCGTCATCGTGTTCATGGGTACGCTGGCAGCGGTGATGCTGCAGAACTCCTGGCAGGTACTGCGCCGCGCGGCTGGCATGACCCGCCTGATCTACCAGCCGCCCCGACATTACCCGGACGACCTGGTGAGCCGGGTGGTGGGGTGGAGCGAGATTTCGCGCCGGCAGGGGCTGCTGGGGCTGGAGTCGCAAATCGACAGCGAGGCCGACGGCTTCGTGCGCAAGGGCCTGCAACTGCTGGTGGACGGCAGCGAGCCGGAGGCGATCCGCAGCGTGCTGGAAGTGGAGCTGGATACCCGCGAGCAGGTCGACATGGCCGCCGCCAAGGTATTCGAGCACGCCGGCATCTATTCGCCGACCATGGGCATCATCGGCGCGGTGCTGGGGCTGATGGCGGTGATGCAGCACCTCTCTGATCCCAGCGAGCTGGGCCACGGGATTGCCGCCGCCTTCGTCTCCACCATCTATGGCGTGTCGCTGGCGAACCTGCTGATGCTGCCGATGGCGGCGCGGCTGAAGACGCTGATCGGCAAGCAGGCGCGCATGCGCGAGATCCTGATCGAGGGGCTGGTGTCGATCGCCGAGGGTGAGAACCCGCGCCAGATCGAGTCCAAGCTGCAGGGCTACCTGTCGTGA
- the cheY gene encoding chemotaxis response regulator CheY produces the protein MDKNMKILVVDDFSTMRRIVRNLLVELGFSNTLIQEADDGNNAITMLRNGQFDLVVTDWNMPNMTGIDLLRAIRAEPSLKAMPVLMVTAENNRDQIIAAAQAGVNGYIVKPFTAVTLKEKLDKIFERLAAQGATA, from the coding sequence TTGGACAAGAACATGAAAATCCTGGTGGTTGACGACTTCTCCACCATGCGGCGAATCGTCCGCAACCTGCTGGTCGAGCTCGGTTTCAGCAATACGCTGATCCAGGAGGCGGATGACGGCAACAATGCCATCACCATGCTGCGCAACGGGCAGTTCGACCTGGTCGTGACCGACTGGAACATGCCGAACATGACCGGCATCGACCTGCTGCGCGCGATCCGTGCCGAACCGTCGCTCAAGGCGATGCCGGTGCTGATGGTCACCGCCGAGAACAACCGCGACCAGATCATCGCTGCCGCCCAGGCGGGGGTGAACGGCTACATCGTCAAACCCTTCACCGCGGTCACGCTGAAGGAAAAGCTCGACAAGATCTTCGAGCGTCTCGCCGCCCAAGGAGCGACCGCATGA
- a CDS encoding chemotaxis protein CheA, giving the protein MESMPDSELRDDFLVEAGELVQRLSEQLVALEQTPRDSELLNAVFRAFHTVKGGAGFLSLEPMVHMCHHAEDLLNEARNGVVVLQPAQMDALLEALDLLNVMMDALAQDTPMPHAPANLLQRLQVKPAPPPAAPVAAPVAAPPSSGGSIDDDEFEALLDNLHGQGGAPGTASTAASDGSIDDSEFEALLDTLYGRGGAPGAPTDTPAPAPAGDKTSISDDEFENLLDSLHGKGGTPGAVAAPAPAPAAPLPAPTPPAAPAARPPPAAENTVRVDTTRLDALVNRAGELVLVRNRLLSLAARSGDESLATAAGELDRIANDLQGAVLGMRMQPVRRLFQRFPRIVRDLARQLGKDIELVLEGEDTDLDRSLVEALADPLIHLLRNAVDHGLETPDERERAGKPAKGCVRMAASQRGERIVIVVADDGRGMNPEILKRKAIEKGVIDEAQAARLSETECLELIFRPGFSTASAISDISGRGVGMDVVKTRVAELGGTLQVRSRLGHGSELELTVPLTLAIMRALMVRVGQRMLAIPLGNVEEVFELAAGQEGMLDGRIVAAHRGRALPLGNLVDWAGVTGESARHVVVAHVGHLRVGCLVHEVLGREDVMVKPLGPLFDGVCGVAGATVTGDGRLALVLDMAGLVVEGGPLLPLLRATG; this is encoded by the coding sequence ATGGAGTCCATGCCGGACAGCGAACTGCGCGACGATTTCCTGGTCGAGGCCGGGGAGCTGGTGCAGCGCCTGAGCGAGCAACTGGTGGCGCTGGAACAGACGCCGCGGGATAGCGAGCTTCTCAACGCGGTGTTCCGCGCCTTCCACACGGTCAAGGGTGGCGCCGGGTTTCTGTCGCTAGAGCCGATGGTGCACATGTGCCACCACGCCGAGGACCTGCTCAACGAGGCGCGCAACGGCGTCGTGGTGCTGCAGCCCGCGCAGATGGATGCGCTGCTGGAAGCGCTCGACCTGCTCAACGTGATGATGGACGCGCTGGCCCAGGACACGCCGATGCCGCACGCACCGGCCAACCTGCTGCAGCGCCTGCAGGTGAAGCCGGCGCCGCCGCCGGCCGCACCGGTCGCCGCACCGGTCGCCGCACCGCCGTCCAGCGGCGGCAGCATCGACGACGACGAATTCGAGGCGCTGCTGGACAACCTGCACGGCCAGGGCGGTGCGCCCGGCACGGCCAGCACGGCCGCGTCCGACGGCAGCATCGACGACAGCGAGTTCGAAGCCCTGCTGGACACCTTGTACGGCCGCGGCGGTGCACCGGGTGCGCCCACAGATACACCGGCGCCGGCACCGGCTGGCGACAAGACCAGCATCAGCGACGACGAATTCGAGAACCTGCTGGACAGCCTGCACGGCAAGGGCGGCACGCCGGGCGCGGTGGCCGCGCCGGCACCTGCGCCGGCTGCACCGCTACCCGCGCCAACGCCGCCGGCTGCGCCGGCCGCACGGCCGCCGCCGGCCGCCGAAAACACCGTGCGCGTGGACACCACGCGACTGGATGCGCTGGTCAACCGGGCCGGCGAACTGGTGCTGGTGCGCAACCGCCTGCTGAGCCTGGCCGCGCGCAGCGGCGACGAGTCGCTGGCCACCGCGGCCGGCGAACTCGACCGCATCGCGAACGATCTTCAGGGTGCGGTACTGGGCATGCGCATGCAGCCGGTACGGCGCCTGTTCCAGCGCTTTCCGCGCATCGTGCGTGACCTGGCGCGACAGTTGGGCAAGGACATCGAACTGGTGCTGGAGGGCGAGGACACCGACCTCGACCGCAGCCTGGTCGAAGCCCTGGCCGACCCGCTGATCCACCTGCTGCGCAATGCGGTCGACCACGGCCTGGAAACGCCGGACGAACGCGAGCGCGCGGGCAAACCGGCCAAGGGATGCGTGCGCATGGCGGCCAGCCAGCGCGGCGAGCGGATCGTGATCGTGGTGGCGGACGACGGCCGCGGCATGAATCCCGAGATCCTCAAGCGCAAGGCGATCGAGAAGGGCGTAATCGACGAGGCGCAGGCGGCACGGCTGAGCGAGACCGAGTGCCTGGAGCTGATTTTCCGGCCTGGCTTCAGCACCGCCAGCGCGATTTCCGACATCTCCGGCCGCGGCGTCGGCATGGACGTGGTGAAGACCCGCGTGGCCGAGCTCGGCGGCACCCTGCAGGTGCGTTCGCGGCTGGGACATGGCAGCGAACTGGAACTGACCGTGCCGCTGACGCTGGCGATCATGCGTGCGCTGATGGTGCGCGTGGGCCAGCGCATGCTGGCCATTCCGCTGGGCAACGTCGAGGAAGTGTTCGAGCTGGCGGCCGGGCAGGAGGGCATGCTGGACGGTCGCATCGTGGCCGCCCACCGTGGCCGCGCGCTGCCGCTGGGCAACCTGGTCGACTGGGCGGGCGTCACGGGCGAATCGGCGCGGCACGTGGTGGTGGCGCATGTCGGCCACCTGCGCGTCGGCTGCCTGGTCCACGAAGTGCTGGGACGCGAAGACGTGATGGTGAAGCCGCTGGGGCCGTTGTTCGACGGCGTATGCGGCGTGGCCGGCGCCACCGTGACCGGCGACGGCCGGCTGGCGCTGGTGCTGGACATGGCCGGACTGGTCGTCGAAGGCGGCCCGTTGCTGCCCCTGCTGCGTGCGACGGGGTGA
- the flhF gene encoding flagellar biosynthesis protein FlhF: MKIKRFVAPDMRQAMGQVRDEQGDDAVILSTRRIDEGIEVIAAIDYDEALVREAARHGAPLQVEPSRSAAAARPFVPRPSTPPPPTQAPSLAERVAAIQPAPRATPAPAPVAAAAPAATAVRERVAAPARASAAAKAPAEPVALHPVIEQAAQDTARMRAELGSLRELLESQLSSLAWNDMERRHPLRARVLRDMTRLGIEPDVARDLAENLPEQLRPDQARYLPLGVLSRRLSVTGRHVADAGTTVLIGPTGVGKTTTIAKLAARAVMRHGAAQVALVSTDDYRIGAAAQLEHYARLLGVRVFPAYDAASLREVLQVLRGRHTVLIDTAGVAGHDTRLQQQIALLRDVGELRTCLVMGANAQALALDEAVRSYQPLQPQSCILTKLDEAPSLGGALSVLIRHQLTLDFVTDGQRVPEDIATADTRALVCRAAQAMKHQSVEVDNDMLAERFGMALA, translated from the coding sequence ATGAAGATCAAGCGATTCGTGGCGCCGGACATGCGCCAGGCAATGGGCCAGGTGCGCGACGAACAGGGCGACGACGCGGTGATTCTTTCCACCCGTCGCATCGACGAGGGCATCGAGGTGATCGCCGCCATCGACTACGACGAGGCGCTGGTGCGCGAGGCGGCCCGGCATGGCGCGCCGCTGCAGGTCGAGCCGTCGCGCAGCGCCGCTGCCGCGCGGCCGTTCGTGCCGCGGCCGTCCACACCGCCGCCGCCCACCCAGGCGCCTTCACTGGCCGAGCGGGTTGCGGCGATCCAGCCGGCACCGCGCGCCACACCCGCGCCTGCGCCGGTGGCCGCCGCGGCTCCGGCCGCTACCGCCGTGCGCGAGCGCGTGGCCGCACCGGCTCGCGCCAGCGCGGCGGCGAAAGCGCCGGCCGAACCGGTCGCGCTGCACCCGGTCATCGAGCAGGCCGCACAGGACACAGCACGCATGCGTGCCGAACTGGGCAGCCTGCGCGAACTGCTGGAATCGCAGCTCTCCAGCCTGGCCTGGAACGACATGGAACGGCGTCATCCGCTGCGCGCCCGCGTGCTGCGCGACATGACCCGCCTGGGCATCGAGCCGGACGTGGCCCGCGACCTGGCCGAGAACCTGCCCGAACAGCTGCGTCCGGACCAGGCGCGTTACCTGCCGCTGGGTGTGCTCAGCAGGCGGCTTTCGGTCACCGGTCGCCATGTCGCCGATGCCGGCACCACGGTGCTGATCGGCCCGACCGGCGTGGGCAAGACCACCACCATCGCCAAGCTGGCCGCGCGCGCGGTGATGCGCCATGGCGCCGCCCAGGTAGCGCTGGTCAGCACCGACGACTACCGCATCGGCGCGGCGGCGCAGCTGGAACACTATGCACGGCTGCTCGGCGTACGGGTGTTTCCGGCCTACGACGCGGCCAGCCTGCGCGAAGTGCTGCAGGTACTGCGCGGCCGGCATACCGTGTTGATCGACACGGCCGGCGTGGCCGGTCACGACACCCGTCTGCAACAGCAGATCGCACTGCTGCGCGACGTCGGCGAGCTGCGCACCTGCCTGGTGATGGGCGCCAACGCGCAGGCGCTGGCACTGGACGAGGCGGTGCGCTCCTACCAGCCGCTGCAGCCGCAGTCCTGCATCCTGACCAAGCTGGACGAGGCGCCCAGCCTTGGCGGCGCGCTTTCGGTGCTGATCCGGCACCAGCTCACGCTCGACTTCGTCACCGACGGCCAGCGTGTGCCCGAGGACATTGCGACGGCCGACACCCGCGCGCTGGTATGCCGTGCCGCGCAGGCCATGAAGCACCAGTCGGTCGAGGTGGACAACGACATGTTGGCCGAACGTTTCGGCATGGCCCTGGCATGA
- the flhA gene encoding flagellar biosynthesis protein FlhA: MLAVLAMVMVPLPPFVLDMLFSFNIALSLVILLAVIYVMRPLEFAAFPTVVLGATLLRLALNIASTRVVLLHGHDGPGAAGKVIQAFGEFVIGGNFAVGLVVFSILTIINFVVVTKGATRVSEVTARFTLDAMPGKQMAIDADLNAGLLTQEQARERRQEVREEADFYGAMDGASKFVRGDATAGILILLINIVGGFFVGVMQHGLSASEAAKTYTLLTIGDGLVAQVPALMLSIATAVIVTRVSKAQDMGKQVIGQVFAQPRALAVAGTVLGVMGLIPGMPNIAFLLLGGTCGGGAWLLHRRQIDLREKQAKAEAQPPAAAPPAERTELSWEDVVSVDPVGLEVGYRLIPLVDKNQGGELMGRIKSVRRKLSQDLGFLVPPVHIRDNLDLGPNTYRIILMGVPMGEAEVHNDRLLAINPGHVHGTLQGIVTQDPAFGLEAVWIESGQRDLAQSYGYTVVDPATVIATHLSHILQQHAHELLGHQDVQQLLDRLAQTAPKLVEDLVPKRLSLGVVVKVLQNLLAERVPIRNMRTIVESLAEHAGQSQEPGALTAAVRVALGRQIVQEIAGLATEIPVITLAPELEQILLGSISGGGVAGAAVEPGLADRLQQNVAEAARRQEMSGEPAVLMVPPQLRSWLARFTRHTAQNLHVLAYNEVPDNRRVRLVQALGR, encoded by the coding sequence ATGCTGGCGGTACTGGCGATGGTGATGGTGCCGTTGCCGCCGTTCGTGCTGGACATGCTGTTCAGCTTCAACATCGCGTTGTCGCTGGTGATCCTGCTGGCGGTGATCTACGTGATGCGGCCGCTGGAATTCGCCGCGTTCCCCACCGTGGTGCTCGGTGCCACCCTGCTGCGGCTGGCGCTGAATATCGCCTCCACCCGCGTGGTGCTGCTGCACGGCCACGACGGCCCCGGCGCCGCGGGCAAGGTGATCCAAGCCTTCGGCGAGTTCGTGATCGGCGGTAACTTCGCGGTGGGCCTGGTGGTGTTCTCCATCCTCACCATCATCAACTTCGTGGTGGTCACCAAGGGTGCCACCCGCGTGTCGGAAGTGACCGCCCGCTTCACCCTGGACGCGATGCCCGGCAAGCAGATGGCGATCGACGCCGACCTCAATGCCGGCCTGCTGACCCAGGAACAGGCGCGCGAACGCCGCCAGGAAGTGCGCGAGGAAGCCGACTTCTACGGCGCGATGGACGGTGCCTCCAAGTTCGTGCGCGGCGACGCCACGGCGGGCATCCTGATCCTGCTGATCAACATCGTCGGCGGCTTCTTCGTCGGCGTGATGCAGCACGGCCTGTCGGCCAGCGAGGCGGCCAAGACCTACACCCTGCTGACCATCGGCGACGGTCTGGTGGCGCAGGTACCGGCCTTGATGCTGTCGATCGCCACCGCGGTGATCGTGACCCGCGTTTCCAAGGCGCAGGACATGGGCAAGCAGGTGATCGGGCAGGTGTTCGCCCAGCCGCGCGCACTGGCGGTGGCCGGTACCGTGCTGGGCGTGATGGGCCTGATTCCCGGCATGCCGAACATCGCCTTCCTGCTGCTCGGCGGCACCTGCGGCGGCGGTGCCTGGCTGCTGCACCGCCGCCAGATCGATCTGCGCGAAAAGCAGGCCAAGGCCGAGGCCCAGCCGCCGGCGGCAGCACCGCCGGCCGAGCGCACCGAACTGAGCTGGGAAGATGTCGTCAGCGTCGATCCGGTCGGCCTGGAAGTGGGCTACCGGCTGATCCCGCTGGTCGACAAGAACCAGGGCGGCGAGCTGATGGGGCGGATCAAGTCGGTGCGCCGCAAGCTGTCGCAGGATCTGGGCTTTCTGGTGCCGCCGGTGCACATCCGCGACAACCTGGACCTGGGCCCGAACACCTACCGCATCATCCTGATGGGCGTGCCGATGGGCGAGGCCGAGGTGCACAACGACCGCCTGCTGGCGATCAACCCCGGTCACGTGCACGGCACCCTGCAGGGCATCGTCACGCAGGACCCGGCGTTCGGGCTGGAAGCGGTGTGGATCGAGAGCGGCCAGCGCGACCTGGCACAGAGCTACGGCTATACCGTGGTCGATCCGGCCACCGTGATCGCTACCCATCTCTCGCACATCCTGCAGCAGCACGCGCACGAGCTGCTTGGTCACCAGGACGTGCAGCAGTTGCTCGACCGGCTGGCGCAGACCGCGCCGAAACTGGTCGAGGACCTGGTGCCCAAGCGGCTGTCGCTGGGCGTCGTGGTGAAGGTGCTGCAGAACCTGCTCGCCGAGCGGGTGCCGATCCGCAACATGCGCACCATCGTCGAGTCCTTGGCGGAACATGCCGGGCAGAGTCAGGAACCCGGCGCGCTCACCGCGGCGGTGCGCGTGGCGCTGGGCCGCCAGATCGTGCAGGAAATCGCCGGTCTGGCCACCGAAATCCCCGTCATTACCTTGGCGCCGGAGCTGGAACAGATCTTGCTCGGTTCCATCTCGGGAGGCGGTGTGGCTGGCGCGGCGGTAGAGCCGGGGCTGGCCGATCGGCTCCAGCAGAACGTGGCGGAAGCCGCGCGGAGGCAGGAGATGAGCGGTGAGCCGGCTGTGTTGATGGTACCGCCGCAACTGCGTTCGTGGCTGGCCCGGTTCACGCGGCACACGGCACAGAACCTGCACGTGCTGGCCTACAACGAAGTGCCGGACAACCGGCGGGTCAGGCTGGTGCAGGCGCTGGGACGATAA
- a CDS encoding MinD/ParA family protein: MFPALANGGHGGDVPAPAKARCRTIAVAGGKGGVGKSTVAVNLAMALAIDGRKVVLLDADLGLANVDVMLGLTPTRHIGHLLDGSCHLEELMMMAPHGLKVVPAGSGTRHLAQLGNDGHAAVIRAFDTLEAPPEVLVVDTPAGVSDNVAMFTSAADEVVLVVCDEPASLTDAYALIKVLSRDFGVRRFRMVANMVRNAGEAKQLHAKLARVSDRFLDVVIDFAGMVPHDEYLRRAIRRQTAVVDAWPSSRSAMAFKQLAGAVDTWGEPVSPSLGRIAFFGGQGASLAGW, translated from the coding sequence ATGTTCCCGGCGCTGGCGAACGGGGGCCATGGTGGCGACGTCCCGGCGCCGGCCAAGGCGCGCTGCAGGACGATCGCGGTGGCCGGCGGCAAGGGCGGCGTGGGCAAATCCACCGTCGCGGTGAACCTGGCGATGGCACTGGCCATCGATGGCCGCAAGGTGGTGCTGCTCGACGCCGACCTGGGGCTGGCCAATGTCGATGTGATGCTCGGCCTCACGCCGACGCGGCATATCGGTCACCTGCTCGACGGCAGCTGTCATCTGGAAGAGTTGATGATGATGGCGCCGCACGGCCTGAAGGTGGTGCCGGCCGGCTCGGGCACGCGCCACCTGGCACAGCTGGGCAATGACGGGCATGCGGCGGTGATCCGCGCGTTCGACACGCTGGAAGCGCCGCCCGAGGTGCTGGTGGTGGATACCCCGGCCGGGGTGTCCGACAACGTGGCGATGTTCACCTCGGCGGCTGACGAAGTGGTGCTGGTGGTGTGCGACGAGCCGGCTTCGCTGACCGACGCATATGCCTTGATCAAGGTGTTGAGCCGAGATTTCGGCGTGCGCCGCTTCCGCATGGTGGCGAACATGGTGCGCAACGCCGGCGAGGCGAAGCAGCTGCACGCCAAGCTGGCCCGGGTCAGTGATCGCTTCCTCGATGTAGTGATCGATTTCGCCGGCATGGTGCCCCACGACGAGTACCTGCGCCGGGCGATCCGGCGGCAGACCGCCGTGGTCGATGCGTGGCCATCGAGCCGTTCGGCGATGGCATTCAAGCAATTGGCAGGTGCGGTCGATACATGGGGAGAACCTGTTTCCCCGTCGCTCGGCCGCATTGCGTTCTTTGGCGGACAAGGTGCGTCGCTGGCGGGGTGGTGA
- a CDS encoding RNA polymerase sigma factor FliA: MSVASEYLQLQRESTDELVRRHAPLVRRIAYHLMGRLPPSVDVDDLVQAGMIGLLEAARNYATDRSASFETYAGIRIRGAMLDELRRTDWTPRSVHRKAREVAEVVRQIENETGTDADDAEVIRRLGINAMEYHQILADAASARLLSLTAPDDSDGANAFDVMDHDGLAPHECAEQERMREALVGAIGGLPEREQLVMSLYYEQELNLKEIGAVLGVTESRVCQIHGQALIRLRARMTDWRERDEDAAGRKQTKRK; the protein is encoded by the coding sequence ATGAGCGTGGCTTCCGAATATCTGCAACTGCAACGCGAGAGTACCGACGAGCTGGTCCGTCGGCATGCCCCGCTGGTGCGTCGCATCGCCTATCACTTGATGGGGCGGTTGCCGCCGAGCGTGGATGTCGACGACCTGGTCCAGGCCGGCATGATCGGCCTGCTCGAAGCCGCGCGCAATTACGCTACCGACCGCTCCGCCAGTTTCGAGACCTACGCCGGCATCCGCATCCGCGGCGCCATGCTGGACGAGCTGCGCCGTACCGACTGGACTCCGCGCTCGGTCCACCGCAAGGCGCGTGAAGTCGCCGAGGTGGTGCGCCAGATCGAGAACGAGACCGGTACCGACGCCGATGACGCCGAAGTCATCCGCCGGCTCGGCATCAATGCGATGGAGTACCACCAGATTCTGGCCGACGCGGCCAGCGCCCGCCTGCTCAGCCTGACCGCGCCCGACGACTCCGATGGCGCCAATGCGTTCGACGTGATGGACCACGATGGGCTTGCTCCGCACGAGTGCGCCGAGCAGGAACGCATGCGCGAGGCGCTGGTCGGGGCCATCGGCGGCCTGCCCGAACGCGAGCAGCTGGTGATGTCGCTGTATTACGAGCAGGAACTGAATCTCAAGGAGATCGGCGCCGTACTCGGCGTGACCGAGTCGCGGGTATGCCAGATCCACGGCCAGGCGTTGATCCGTCTTCGTGCGCGCATGACTGACTGGCGCGAGCGCGATGAGGATGCCGCCGGACGGAAGCAGACGAAACGCAAATGA